The genome window CGGGGCAGCGGGAGACAACGGCGCCCACAATGTACGGCTTGTGCAGGGCAGTCATATCGTGACCCGCAAACTGTTCGATCATGACCGGTGCTACATCTTCCAGAACAGCGACCAGCGCATCTTCTTCGCCATCCCCTATGAGCAGGACTTCACCCTGATCGGCACCACGGACCGGGATTTCGACGGCGATCTGGATGAGTATGGCATATCCGACGCTGAAACCGACTACCTGCTGGCCGGTGCCAGCGACTATTTCAAGCAACCGGTCGGCCGCGACGATATCGTGTGGACCTATTCCGGTGTCCGCCCGCTCTTCGATGACGGGGCCAGTGCCGCCCAGGAAGCGACGCGCGACTATGTGCTGCGCGTGGACGGTGCGGAGGACGAGCCCGCCTTGATCAATGTCTTCGGCGGCAAGATCACCACGTTCCGGCGGCTGGCCGAAAGCATGCTGGAGAAAATCGAGGCACGCCTCGGTAGCCGGGGCGGCAGCTGGACGGCGGACGCGCCGTTACCCGGCGGCGACTTTCCGGCGGAGGGCGCAGGGCGCCTGATGGAAGATCTCTGCAGGCAGTATCCTGCCATGCCTGCATCCCTGATCGATCGAATGGTCCGACACTATGGGTCCCTGACCCCGGCCATTCTCGGGGAAGCAAAGTCAACGGACGACCTCGGCCCCCATTTCGGGGCGGACCTCTATGCGGCGGAAGTGACCCATCTCATGCAGTCCGAATGGGCCAGAACCGCAGACGACGTCCTGTGGCGGCGCACGAAGCTTGGCCTTCGCCTGAGCGAGGCGGAGAAGGCCGCTCTCGACAACTGGATGGCCGCACAATCCTGATCCTCTCCCAAGAGCGGATCAGACCTCCCTGACGCAGAAAAGAATATCGATATTTTTCTTTTGCGAATAATTCGCAATAACACTATACCTGTGACTGCGGGTATGGAGCATGCCCGAACCAATGGCATATCAAGGCAGACCGAATGACGGGCGCCGGCAGTTCTGGCACATGCAATACGGCGGTTTCTTTCGAAGGCGATGTCAGCCTGTCCGCCCTTCGGCGCACGTCGGAAGCGACACGTGCCACGGGCTTTCGCATATCGGCGGACGACGGCCAGGTGGACCGAACCGTGATCCGCGGGCGCATGAACAACATTCTCGCCCCGTCGGGATTGGCAATCCATGTCACGGATACCACCGGTACCGTCGATACCGACGCGAGTTGGCAAATGCAGGCCGCCTTCGTCGTGGCCATCGTGCTGGAGGGCAGTCTGGACACCTGGCTGGGTGACCGCCCGATGACGCTGGGCACCGGGTCAGAGCCAATCGGCCAATACTGGAACCTGACGGACGAGACAGTGATCCGGCGCCGGTCGAAACGCGGTGCCCACATTCGCAAGGTGATCATCGGCATACCGCGCGAATGGGTTCAGACTGTCCTGAGAGATCTGGCGGATAACGATACCCCCTCCCCCGATTGTCTGGTCCGGCACAGGGCCATCGGAACCTGGCGTCCCTCGCGCCACGTTCAGACGCTGGCCGAGCAGTTGATCAACCCGACGCAGGATCTTCCGGTACTGAGGGTCCTGTCGGCGGAAGCAAAGGCCACCGAAATCGTCTATGAAGCATTCCGCCACATCCTGAATCGGGGAAACGAAACAGACCAGACCACCGACCCCAGCCTGACCGAGGCCGGAAGGGCACAACAGGTCCGACAGTACATCCTGGACAACGTGGCCTCTCCCCTGCCGCTGGCTGCCATTGCCGCAGCAATGGGCATGAGCGTCGGTTCGATGCAAAGCGCCTTCAAGTCGACCTACAAAATGACGATCGGCGCCTTCATTCGCGAACAGCGGCTGATCGCGGCACGCGACTGGCTCGAGTTGGACGGAAAGCGAGTCAGCGAGGCCGCCTATCTGGCGGGCTACGACAACCCCGCCAGCTTCTCCACCGCCTTCAAGCGCATGTTCGGCATAGCGCCATCCGGATGCAGACGCTGACGGTTACTGATTTCCGCGGAGTGAAAACTCGACCGGAATGACGAGGTCGAGATAGTTCCCCTTCATCGATTCCGGAAAGGCCGGAAGCGGCGCGGCGCGCACCAGCATCGCCATGGCCTCTTCGTTCAGCGGGCCGTGCTCGGACCTGTCCCGGATCGTAGCGTTGTCGATGCGGCCGTCCCGGAAGACCCGGAAGGCGACAACCACCACACCCTGCATGCGCTTGCGACGAGCCTGTTTCGGATATGTCTTGTGACGCTCCAGCCAGTAGCGCAGTTGGGTGATGTAGTTCGGGGACGGTGCGACCACGACATCCCCGCCCTCATTGGTGCGCGCATCCTGCGCCTGACCGACCGGCGCCTTCTGCGCCGTGCCGGCGCTCACCGGCCCGGCCACGGAGGGTGCGGCAGCGTTCCGCACCAACTCGGACTCGGGCGAATCCGCGACCTCTTCGGTTTCAGCAGCTTGAGGTCGAGGCTGTGCCAATTCCGGCGCAGTGGCATCGGCAATGTCGTTCGGAGCAACCGGCTTCGGCGGCCGCTCGGGCTGCGGCTTGGCGGGCTCCCGATCCGGCGGTTCCGGACGCGGCAGAAAGGCGGATTTCGGCTCGGGCAACGGTTCCGGCTCGGGCAACGGTTCCGGCTCGGGCAACGGTTCCGGCTCGGGCAACGGTTCCGGCTCGGGCAACGGTTCCGGCTCGGGCAACGGTTCCGGCTCGGGCAACGGTTCCGGCTCGGGCAGCGGTTCCGGCTCGGGCAGCGGTTCCGGCTCGGGCAGCGGTTCCGGCTCGGGCAGCGGTTCCGGATCAGGCAGCGGCTCCGGCTCGGGCAGCGGCTCCGGCTCGGGCAGCGATTCCGGCGCGGCTATACTGGACGGCGGGGCGTTTTCCTCGGCTGGGTCGCCCGATGGGGCCTCCAAAGCTCGCTCCGCCGGTTCGTTCGGCTCGTTCATCTCGCCGGCATCGCCTCCGGCGAGAGACGCAATCATCGTGATCGAGACATTCTGTCCGCCGGTCCCCAGATCCTCCGCCCCATCATCGGGACGGGCAGAAAACCCGACAAATGCGAGACCGTGCAGCCCAATCGCCAGAATGAGGGCAACGGTCCAGGCGATCGGAGTCTGTCTCATGACCCCGATCGCATTGTGACCAGTTCGATCTTCTGCCAGCCCGCTTCTCGCGCTTTCTGGAGGACACGCAGCACCGCCACTGCGGAAGCGGCCGCATCTGCATGTACGCGCAGCGGTTCCGGAACAACTGTCCCATCCGCCCGCAGTGCTGCCAGGTTCCCTTCAGACAAGGGCTGACCGTCTATCGTGGCCCTGCCGTCTGAATCGACCTGAATGGTCGACGCATTGTTTCTGTCCTTGGCGTCGCTGTCAGAGACTGGCGGGCTGACGTCCACCGGCGCCCTTTTCGTGATCTGGCCCGCGATGAGAAAAAACGACAGCAGCAGGAAGACGATATTGATCAGCGGCAGGATATGCCCCTCTGCATCGCCGGAGCGCCAACGCCGCCGATACACGTAACTCATGCGGCTCACCGGACCGCCTCCTCGGGAGGAATGGCAATCGACAGCCCGTCGATATCCAATGCTTCCGTGATGTCGAGCACCGTCACCATATCCTGAAGCGCGGCCTCATCCTGCGGGAGCAGCAGCAGTTTGCGCCGCCCATCCGCGCGGATGAGGGTCGCGAGATTCCCCATTTCGACAGGCTCTCCATCCAGCTCGAGCGCCTGGTCTCCCAGAAGCCTCAGAACCATCACGTCCTGCGCACCGCCACTGCTTCGCGCCGGCGAGGACGTGGCAGGCGGCACAAGTCCGAGGCTGTTGGTGCGTGCGAAGGACGACGCCAGCATGAAGAAAATGACCAGGATGAAGACGACATCGACAAGCGGCGTCAGGCTGATCGCCGCCCGACGTCGTCCGCGTCGCTGCCGCAATCTGCCGTAATCCGCACTCACGCTGCCACGCCGTCCAGATCTGTCAGGTAGACCTTTGCGACGAGGTTATCCAACTCGTGGGAGAGGATCTCCAGCCGTCGCTCAAAGAAGTTCAGCACGGCTACCGTCGGAATGGCGACCGCCAGCCCGACCGCCGTTGTCAGCAGAGCCAGCCAGATGCCGCCGGACAGGACCGAGGGATCCACCTGATCGCCCGCCGCCTCCATTCCCTGGAAGGCATCGATCATCCCCAGAACGGTCCCCAGCAGGCCCAATAGCGGCGCCAGCGTGCCGATGATTTCGAGCATGCGAAGATATCCGCCCAGCTCTTCAACAGCGCTTTCCGCAACGCGCAGGACCTCGTCCCGCGATCTGTCCGGATCGCCGTGCCCCGACAGCTTCCCTTCCATTGCCTGCTTCACGATCCTGCAGCGAATGCTGGACCGGTCCGCCATACGCAAGGCCGGCTCGTACTGCCCGTCACGAAACAGGCCGGCTGCCCGCCCCGCGAAAGAAGCCCGGAACACGCCGGCCCGCAGAAACTGCCAGAACTTGACCAGCGCAATGGTGAGCGACACGACTGACAAGGCACAGAGGAGATAGACGACGGGCCCGCCGGCGCTCAGGAACTGAATACTGTCCTGCAAGACGACAATGGGGACTTCATTCATTGAATGGTGAACTCCTTCAGGGAAGGCAGTCTGTCGACCGGCAGGCGCTCGGGCAGACCGTCCTGCCATTCGATCGACAGGTCCTCGCGCCAGGCAAACTTGATCAGGTGACTGTCGATGACCGACTTGATGCGCGGCACCCCTTCTTCGGCATGGGCTTCCCCGAAAAAGGATAGGCCGTCGTCTTCGGCAAGCATGAGGCAAAGGCCACCGGGAAAGGCGACGCGCCCGACCGTGCGGTCAAACTCGACCTCCACCTTGTGGGCAAAATGTTTGCAAAGCTGCTGCAGATACTTGCTGGCGAACTGCGTGCGGACCTTTGTGTGGCAGTGTTGCATCCTATGGTTCTCCACTCACCTTTCTGATTGGTGTTTGCGTTTCCAAGGCGACGTCCTCTCCTCCGTCGACAATGACTATCGGCTGCCCGCGAGAGCAGGTTTCCACCCGCCCGCTCACGTCATAGGCGTCCCGCAGGACGGTCGGCGTAAGGGCCTGGGCGGGTGGTCCATAGGCGATGCATCTTCCACCTCTCATGATTGCGACTAAGTCGCAATAGCGAATGGCAAGATTCAGATCATGCAGGGCGACAAGACAAAGACCGCCCCTTTCGACCAGACGTTTTCGAAGAATCTCGAAGACCGTCACCTGCCATTTCAGGTCCAGGGCGCTGCTGGGCTCATCCAGCAATAGGACCTTCGGATCGCGAACCAGAATCTGGGCCAGCCCAACCAGCTGGCGCTGCCCGCCGGACATGCGGCTCAAGGGTCGGAAGGCAAGTTCCTGAAGCTGAAGGTAGCCGAATACGGCCTCCGCAGAGTTTGCGACCTCGGTTGCCGTCAAATCGGGACGAGCGGAACGACAGGAACTCACCACCAGTTCATAGGCGACGAAGCCGGACGTGTTTGGTGGAGACTGCGGCATGAACCCGATGTGGCGGGTGCGCTCACGATGCGGCAGGCGGGATACCTCGCGCCCTTCGAAGAGAATTGAACCCGAATAGGTCGATTGGCCGGCGACCGCCCGCAGAAATGTCGATTTCCCAGCGCCGTTAGGCCCCAGGACCCCAACAAGTGCCCCATCGGAAACTGCGGGAAGGGAGACATTCTGCAGTACACGGGTCTTGCCATAGGCCAGTGACAGGTTCCTGATCTCTAGCATCACCGACGCCCCTTGCGCATCTGGGTCAGGACGAGCACGAGGAACATCGGAACTCCGACAAGGGCGGTAACGATCCCATCCGGAATAATGATGCCCGGAATGATCGATTTGCTGGCGATGGACGCGCCCGTCAGGATGATGGCACCAGCCAGAACCGAGCCTGGCAGGAAGAACCGGTGATCCTCACCGCAGACCAGACGCGCGATATGTGGGCCGACCAGCCCGACAAATCCGATCACGCCGGTAAAGGAAACGGCGACCGCCGCTACGATACTGACCCGGAACAAGGTCAGAAGTCGGAGGCGCTCAATCTGGACACCGGCGCTTCTGGCATATTCCTCGCCGCCGCGAAGGGCGGTCAGCCGCCAGACCTGGGCCATGGAGAACACGCCGCAAACCGCCAGAACCACCGTGATGATGGCGATCTTCTGCCATGTCGCCCGGGCCAGACTGCCCATCGTCCAGAAGACAATCTGCTGCAGGCTGTTGGAATCGGCCACGAACTGGATCAGGGATACGAGCGCCTGCAGCGCGAAGACCATGGCGATCCCGAACAGGATGACAATCTCCAGCGACGCCCCGTAGAGCCGCGACAGCAATTGAATCAAGGCCATGGCCGCAATCGCCCCCAGGAACGCGAAGAGCGGCGTCACATAATCCTCGGGCAGGCCAAAGGGGCCGGCCAGATCGAAGGCAATGGCGATGGAAGCCCCCAGGGTAGCGGCGTACGAAATTCCCAGCGTTGCCGGGCTTGCCAGGGGATTGTTCAGGACCGTCTGCATCTCCGCCCCCGCCAATCCCAGGCAGGCCCCGACGACAATCGCCATGACGGCAAATGGCAGGCGAACGTCCCAGATGATCACATGCATCGCAGAAGACAGACCGTCCGGATCAATCAGTCCCTCAATCACCTGCGGAACCGAAAGTCCGGCCGGGCCGGACGCCACATTTACAACGAAGCCGCCCGCCAGCATCCCAAGGAACGCGGCCAGCCAAACCATGCGCCGAAACTGGAAGCGCCTGTAGCGTTCGGAAAGAGAGCGGGGCGGCATGGAATCGGCCGCCCCGGAAACCGCCGCATCGACGCTTCTACTCATTGGCGGCGCCCTTCAAGGAAACCCAATAGACGCCATTCAGCGGCACCGCCTGGAATCTGTCGAAATAGGTCTGCAAGGTTGCTTCCGGCGACAACGAACGGAACCTCTCGGGGTGAAGTTGCTTCGCCATGGCCTGCACCGCGGCAACATGCATCGGCGTGTTGTAGAAATGATGCCAGACGGCAAAGGCGCGGCCCTCCCGAACGGCCGACAACTCCTTCAACCCCTTCCGCGCCCGGACCAGGGAAAGACTGGTGCGGGCGGTTTCCTCGTCGACACCGGCGCCAAGCACAATGCGTTCCGGAAACTCCTCAACCGTCGACGGCGACCCGATGGCCGTTGCGAAATAATGATCGGGCTGATGGGTGAGGAGATATTCCAGGGCAATGGTCCCGTGGGTTCCGGGAATCTGCTCACCCAGCAGGTTGATACCGCCGGCCCAGTCGATGAAACGCCCCATCATCTTGTTGCCCATGGCCTCGCAGCAATCCGGGCGAAGGCCGACGCGGGATTCAAGGAAGACCGTCGGACGGGTTTCCAATCCGGCAAGTCCTTCACTCACCTTGGCCAGGTTCTCTTCATAGAAAGCGATGAATTCTTCCGCCTCATCCTGGCGCCCCATCAACCGCCCAAGCAGGCGCAGACTGGCGGGTGTATTGACCAGCGGCTCAATTCGAAAATCGATGAATACGACTGGAATACCCGCAGCCTCGAGTTTCTCGAGGATGTCGGTATGCCGTTCGCTGGGGCTGTGGCCTCCCCCGATCCCGAGCAATACGAGATCCGGCCTCTGACTGACCACCGCCTCGAGACTGAAAGTGTAGGAGCCGCTCTTTCCGACGCGGGTGATGTCTTCAACGCCTGGAAAATGCTTTGAGAAATCGGCATAGCCTGCGGCATCGAACTGTTCGAAATCCCCCATCATCCCGACAATCCGTTGGGTCGGATCCTCGCGATCGAGAATGCCCAGCGTCGGCAGCACGCGGCCCTCGCCCAGCACAATCCGTTCGACCGGCACCGCGACGTCCACGGTGCGCCCTGCGAGGTCGGTTATCGTGATGACATCCTTGGCATGGGCCGAAGCGGCGGCAACATACATCGCCACCGCACCGATCACGCTTGCGACACGTGCAAGCGGGCGCATCAGAAATCCACCTTCGCGGAAACAAGGAAACTCCGGCCCGGCTCGTTGAATGGCGTTGCGGCAGAGTTGTCCGTCGCGGAGGTAGCCCGGTCGACATAGAGTTCGTCAAAGAGGTTCCGGACATCCAGGCGCAGGGTCACGGCCTCCATCTCGGTCGGCTGATACTGGGCAAAGACATCCGTCACGAAATAGGATTTGTTCGGGAAGGTTTCGTTGGTGTCGTCCTCGAAGGCATATTCGGCGCTGGCACCGACGGCCAAGCCGATGTCGATCCATTCCCGCACGATGTCGAGAGTCGCCGTGTTTCCCATCTGCAGCCCGTGATAGGAGGCGTCGCCGCTGCTGAGCGGCAAGCCGTCGGACCGGAAGCGATTGTTCGAGTAGGTCGCCCGGACATACCCGATATCCTCCTGATACTGCCCGGATACATTGAAGCCGCGCGCCGTCAGATCCCGCGTCGAATTTCGGGTGGCGGAGCCGAGATTGTGGCTGCCGTCAATTTCTGTCTGGTAGACATGAAAGTCTCCGGAAACGCCGCCATCCTCGACCTTCACCCCGGCCTTGTAGTTGTATGATCGGGATGAGGTCAGGCCGTCATAGACCCATTGCGCCGCGAAGTTGTAGATCTGGGACTCGCCGAGCGGTATCGGGCCGTAGTTGCTCGCGGCGCCGCCATAACCCGTCAGCCAGGGCAGAACGTCATATTCGAGGTTGAGGCTGGCACTCGGCCCGCCGCCGTCAAGCCTGGTCCCGTCCACCCCTTCGAACTGCTGCTGGTCATATCGCAACCCGAGATTGGCGCGGAAGGCCGGCGTCACGTTCAACCGTGCCTGAGCGAACAGGCCGACATTGTCTGAGGTTTCCGTATTCACGCGCGGCACGGTCGCGGCTGAGAACCCGCCGCTGATATCGCCATGCCCGACATCCCGGTAAAAATCCGTGCCGACCGTCACGCTACCGCTTTCGGCCAGCCCCAGACCGGTCGAAAACGTGTTGGCTACCTTGCCGCTATAACTCTTGGTCTGGGAACGCAGATCGAACCGGAACGGACCGAATGCCAGGTCGTGAATGAACAGTTCGGTTTCGGTGTAGCTCAGCACCACTTCCGGATTGAATGTCTCCGTCGGCGCCTCATCCCGATAGGACAGCGTGAAATGCTTTCTGTTGTATTCCTGCAGCGTCGGCTCCGCACCGTTGTTCAACGACCCGAAATTCGCACGGTTGGGTCGTATCCCCTTGTCTTCCATGTATCCTGTATTGAACTCCAGGCGGCCGCCGGTGTTTCCGGTCCAGGCGGCCTTGCCGATGCTGTTGCGCATGTTCGGCCGTGTGCCGATTACTTCGTCATCCCTGCCGTCTTCGTAGTTCCGACCCCCGTCGACAGAGCCATAGACCATGGCTTCGAAATTTTCGTGCTGACCGGCAAAGGCCAACGCCTGCGAATAGGTCCTGCCATTGCTGCCGACCTGGGATCGCGAGAAGCCGCCGAGCATCTCGTCGATTTCCAGCATGTCGCGGGCGTCCTTCGTTTCATAGGCAATGGACCCGCCCAGTGCGCCCGGCCCCACATCCACCGGACCCACGCCGGTTTCGACCGAGACGGATTTCAGCAGTCCCGGATCGATGATGGCCGTGCCGAGATGATGGAAGGCGGAGTTCACCTGACGGGAGTCATCCATCTTCACATTCAGGTTCGTGTCCTCGACCCCGTTGATGTAGATCTTGCGCGAGACATCGGACCCACCGCCGACCTGGATCGCCGACTCGCCGCGGAAGACATCCTTGATGCTCTGCGGATTCCGGCGTTCCAGTTCTTCCTCAGTGATTGTCACACCACCGGGCGCCACTTCAGTGGCGGTGACGGAAATCGGGGCCATGAGGATTGTCTCGTCCCCGTCGGTCGTATCCTGCGCGACCGCACCCGTGCTCATCACCGAAAACGCGGCACAGCCAAGAAGCGTCGCCCGGAAAACGTTCACTACATTCGTATCGCGCCGCGACGTCGCGGCGGCATTGGCTCTGCCCATCGGTCCACCCTCCTGAAACACCAGATTTGAGAGTGCGACTGATTATCAATACGAAGTGAACGCGACCATCCCGGAGAGATTCGCGATTTCGCAAAAAGCTTTACAGAAATCTCTTGCGGGGCCCCGAAGCCGGGATGCCCTTAGGGGTCACTACTTCAGGACTTCGTCCGACTTGCCGGGAAATCCAGGGAGACGGTGGTGCCCTTCTCTACCTCACTGTCGATCCGCATCATGCCGCCATGCTCACGCATCAACCCGTCGACGATGGAGAGGCCAAGGCCCGTGCCCTCGCTGGTGTTGCTGTTTCGGCGTACCTGCGTAAAGGGATCACGGATCCGCTCAATATCCTTTTCGGAGATCCCGATCCCGGTGTCCGCCACAGCCGCGGTCATGCCACCGTCGGACCGGGCAAAGGCCCGGACATGGATCTCACCCCCTTCCGGTGTGAACTTGATCGCATTTGTCAGCAGGTTCAAAAGCATCTGCTGCAGGCGTCGCGTATCAACCCTCAATTGCGGCAAGTCTTCACCCACTTCTTGAACGATCTTCAGGCGTCGGCGCTGCGCCCGCTCATCCACGGTCAGGCAGGCTTCCTGGATCGCACAACCAACTCTCACGAGGGTTTCGTCGAGTTCGGCCTTCCCGGATTCCAGTCGGGACATTTCGAGAATATCGCTGATGAGTTCCAGCAGATAGCGGCCGGATTTATTCACCAGATTGAGATATTCGGAGTACTTCGGGTTTTCGATCGGCCCGAACATCTCCATGCGCACCATATCCGAATAGCCGATGATGGAGTTCAGCGGCGTGCGCAACTCGTGGCTCATCTGGGCCAGGAAATTGGACTTCGCCTGACTGGCGCGCTCCGCCTGTTCCTTCGCAAGGCGCAGTTCACGGGTCCGGCTTTCGACCCTTTCCTCCAGCTCGGAGTTGGATTCGCGAAGCAGCCGCTGCGCATTCAACTGCTCAGTGATGTCGGTAAAGGTCGTGACCAGCCCTTCGGGGATCGGCCGTCCGTTCACCTCCACGGCCGGTCCATTCGGGCGTTCGCGAATGAAGCGATGAACCTCCATTTCCGACGCACTGAGCAGGGCACGTTGCATCAGGTCGTCGACATCCCCGACACCGTAATCGCCCCGCGTCGCCTTGTAGTGGATGATGTCCCGCATCGGCGTTCCCGGCACGCAGAGTTCCGGCGGCAACTCAAGCAATTCCGCGGCGCGCCCGTTGATCAGGGAAAGTCGCATTTCCCTGTCAAACATCGTGATCCCGTTGGTCACGCTTTCAAGCACCGTCTCCAGCATGTCGGTCTTGCGCTGCAGTTCGGCCTCACGCTCGGCCAATACGGCGGTTCGTGACTGAACGCGCTCCTCTAGGCGGTCATTGGCCGCCTTCAACGCAGCCTCGGAGCGGCGCAGACCGGTGATATCCGTATAGGTCGTGACAAAGCCGCCCCGCGCCACAGGGTTCCCTTCGATCAGCAGGACGGTACCATCGGGCCGTTCGCGCTCCAGGGAATGCGGTTCGAACCGACGCGCCAGTTCGACGCGTTCCTCGACCAGCGTTTCGATCGAACCCGGTCCATACTCGCCACGTTCCGCATTGTAGCGATAGAAGGCCGCCGCCGGCGTACCGGGGGCCCCCATCCAGGAAGGAAAGTCCAGGAGTTCAAGGTACAGCGAGTTACAGCAGACGAGGTTCAGCTCTGCGTCGAAGTAGCTGATACCCTGACAGACATGTTCGAAAATATCCCTTAGGACGTCGCTAGGTGCCAGACCGACTGCGGCAGCGATGTCCCGGGACGTTGCAGCGCTCATTCAAAGCTCCAGTCCTTCTTCGCGTAGCCGAGGCCGAACGGCTTGTGCCGCTCCGGCCATCGCACCCCCCGTGCTGCCCGCGAAGCACCCCTCCGGCACACGAATATGACTGAAACCCTTTAACAAAATCATAACAGTAGGCCTGGTCGACGCGCGCAACCTGCGGTCTGCCATCAGAGGTGCGTGTCAGGGAACGCACGTCCTTGGCGTGTACTGATAACGGGTGACGGAACTGGTCATTGCCACCCTTTCCTATTCCGACAGGATCACACGGCGTTTCGCTGCGACACCGGCAATATAGGTCTCGGCAATTGCCCGGTCGTCGCCGAGGGTCTCCAAAACAAAGAGCTCTTCCTGCAGGCTGCGTACGGTTTCCATCCGTGTGGCCATGGCAGAGGTCGCATGACTGTTCAGGACGATGATGTCAGCCTCCGATCCGGGCTTCAGCGTGCCGATGCGATCCTCCAACTGGAGACCGCGCGCATTGCCGAGCGTCGCCCAATAGAACGACTTCAGCGGATCGAGCTTCTGGTTCTGAAGTTGCAGGACCTTGTATCCTTCATCCAGGGTTCGAAGCATCGAGTAGTTGGTGCCGCCGCCGACATCGGTCGCAATCGCACGCCGCACACCGGTCTCCCGCAGCCCCTTTTCGTCGAACAGGCCGCTGCCCAGGAACAGGTTCGAGGTCGGGCAGAAAACCGCCACCGAGCGGGTCTCCGCCATGACCTGACGTTCCCGTTCACTCAGGTGGATGCAATGACCGAACAGGCTTCGGTCGCCGACCAGGTCATATTTCTCATACACATCCAGGTAATCCCGAGCATCGGGATAGAGCTCCCCCGTGAAGGCAATCTCGTCATGATTTTCCGAGAGATGGGTCTGGACATAGACATCCAGATGTTCCCTCACCAATGCCTGGGCGGCTTCCATCTGCGCGGGCGTGGACGTGATCGCGAAACGCGGCGTCACGGCATAGAGCGCCCGGCCCCTGCAGTGCCACTTCTCCAGCAACGCCTTGCTGTCGTCATAGGACGACATGGCCGTATCGCGCAGATAGTCCGGCGCATTCCGATCCATCATGACCTTGCCGGCAATCATGCGCATGTTGCGGACTGCTGCCTCCTCGAAGAAGGCCTCAACGGATGCCGGATGTACGGTGCAATAGACCGCCGCCGTCGTGGTTCCGTGCCGCGTCAACTCGTCGAGAAAACGCCGGGCGATGGTCCGACTATGGGCCGGATCCGCGAATTTGGC of Alphaproteobacteria bacterium contains these proteins:
- the guaD gene encoding guanine deaminase, which translates into the protein MSATVLRGRVLSFRSEPRDIEDEASFSYIEDGALRIEDGLIVSCGEFAEIESADAAVIDHRPHILFPGFIDAHAHFPQMQAIASWGSQLLDWLETYTFPEEAKFADPAHSRTIARRFLDELTRHGTTTAAVYCTVHPASVEAFFEEAAVRNMRMIAGKVMMDRNAPDYLRDTAMSSYDDSKALLEKWHCRGRALYAVTPRFAITSTPAQMEAAQALVREHLDVYVQTHLSENHDEIAFTGELYPDARDYLDVYEKYDLVGDRSLFGHCIHLSERERQVMAETRSVAVFCPTSNLFLGSGLFDEKGLRETGVRRAIATDVGGGTNYSMLRTLDEGYKVLQLQNQKLDPLKSFYWATLGNARGLQLEDRIGTLKPGSEADIIVLNSHATSAMATRMETVRSLQEELFVLETLGDDRAIAETYIAGVAAKRRVILSE
- a CDS encoding PAS-domain containing protein, whose protein sequence is MSAATSRDIAAAVGLAPSDVLRDIFEHVCQGISYFDAELNLVCCNSLYLELLDFPSWMGAPGTPAAAFYRYNAERGEYGPGSIETLVEERVELARRFEPHSLERERPDGTVLLIEGNPVARGGFVTTYTDITGLRRSEAALKAANDRLEERVQSRTAVLAEREAELQRKTDMLETVLESVTNGITMFDREMRLSLINGRAAELLELPPELCVPGTPMRDIIHYKATRGDYGVGDVDDLMQRALLSASEMEVHRFIRERPNGPAVEVNGRPIPEGLVTTFTDITEQLNAQRLLRESNSELEERVESRTRELRLAKEQAERASQAKSNFLAQMSHELRTPLNSIIGYSDMVRMEMFGPIENPKYSEYLNLVNKSGRYLLELISDILEMSRLESGKAELDETLVRVGCAIQEACLTVDERAQRRRLKIVQEVGEDLPQLRVDTRRLQQMLLNLLTNAIKFTPEGGEIHVRAFARSDGGMTAAVADTGIGISEKDIERIRDPFTQVRRNSNTSEGTGLGLSIVDGLMREHGGMMRIDSEVEKGTTVSLDFPASRTKS
- a CDS encoding TonB-dependent receptor, encoding MGRANAAATSRRDTNVVNVFRATLLGCAAFSVMSTGAVAQDTTDGDETILMAPISVTATEVAPGGVTITEEELERRNPQSIKDVFRGESAIQVGGGSDVSRKIYINGVEDTNLNVKMDDSRQVNSAFHHLGTAIIDPGLLKSVSVETGVGPVDVGPGALGGSIAYETKDARDMLEIDEMLGGFSRSQVGSNGRTYSQALAFAGQHENFEAMVYGSVDGGRNYEDGRDDEVIGTRPNMRNSIGKAAWTGNTGGRLEFNTGYMEDKGIRPNRANFGSLNNGAEPTLQEYNRKHFTLSYRDEAPTETFNPEVVLSYTETELFIHDLAFGPFRFDLRSQTKSYSGKVANTFSTGLGLAESGSVTVGTDFYRDVGHGDISGGFSAATVPRVNTETSDNVGLFAQARLNVTPAFRANLGLRYDQQQFEGVDGTRLDGGGPSASLNLEYDVLPWLTGYGGAASNYGPIPLGESQIYNFAAQWVYDGLTSSRSYNYKAGVKVEDGGVSGDFHVYQTEIDGSHNLGSATRNSTRDLTARGFNVSGQYQEDIGYVRATYSNNRFRSDGLPLSSGDASYHGLQMGNTATLDIVREWIDIGLAVGASAEYAFEDDTNETFPNKSYFVTDVFAQYQPTEMEAVTLRLDVRNLFDELYVDRATSATDNSAATPFNEPGRSFLVSAKVDF
- a CDS encoding ABC transporter substrate-binding protein, coding for MRPLARVASVIGAVAMYVAAASAHAKDVITITDLAGRTVDVAVPVERIVLGEGRVLPTLGILDREDPTQRIVGMMGDFEQFDAAGYADFSKHFPGVEDITRVGKSGSYTFSLEAVVSQRPDLVLLGIGGGHSPSERHTDILEKLEAAGIPVVFIDFRIEPLVNTPASLRLLGRLMGRQDEAEEFIAFYEENLAKVSEGLAGLETRPTVFLESRVGLRPDCCEAMGNKMMGRFIDWAGGINLLGEQIPGTHGTIALEYLLTHQPDHYFATAIGSPSTVEEFPERIVLGAGVDEETARTSLSLVRARKGLKELSAVREGRAFAVWHHFYNTPMHVAAVQAMAKQLHPERFRSLSPEATLQTYFDRFQAVPLNGVYWVSLKGAANE